CCCAGGCGCGCCTGTGGTTCCTCACCCGGATGGATCCGGACGGCTTCTCGTACAACCTGCCCTGGTTCACGCGCTGGAGCGGGCCGCTGGATGACGGCGCGCTGGAGCAATGCCTCCAGGCGCTCGTGCGGCGTCACGAGGCGCTGCGCACCACCTTCGTGGAACACCAGGGCCAGCCGGTGCAGCGCATCGCCCCGGAGCTGCACGTGCCGTTGCGGCGCGAGCGCGTGTCATCGGAGGCGGAGCTCGTGCGACGCGCGGAGGCGGAGGTGCGCCTTCCCTTCGACCTGGCCCAAGGGCCGCTCGTGCGCGCGACGCTGGTGCGCGTGCGGGACGGGGAGCACGCCCTGCTCGTCACCTTCCACCACATCATCTGCGACGGATGGTCGCTGGGCGTGGTGGAGCGGGAGCTGACGGCGCTCTACCGCGAGGCCACCGGCGGCGGCGCGGCGGAGCTCCCGCCCCTGTCCCTCCAGCCCGCGGACTTCGCGCGCTGGCAGCAACGGAACCGGGAAGGCGCGGAGGTGGAGGCACGGCTCGGGTATTGGAAGGCCCGGCTCCAGGACGCACCGGCCTTCCTCGACCTGCCCACGGACCGGCCACGCCCGGCGGTGCAGACCTTCGAGGGCGCGCACCTGTCCCGGAAGGCGTCGCCCGCGCTGTCGCGGGCCCTGGAGGCGCTGGCGCAGCAGGAGGGAGCCACCCCCTTCATGCTGCTGCTGGCGGGCTTCCACGCCCTGCTCGCCCGCTACAGCGGCCAGCATGACGTCGTCATCGGCGCGCCCCTCGCCGGCCGCGAGCGCCAGGAGTTGGAGGGGCTGGTCGGCTTCTTCATCAACACGGTGCCGCTGCGCATCACCGCGTCCCGGGAGGCGAGCTTCCGCGAGCTCGTGGGCCGCGTCCGCGACCGCACGCTGGAGGCCTTCGCCCACCAGGACATGCCCTTCGAGCAGTTGGTGCGCTCGCTCCAGCCCGAACGCGACCCCAGCCGCGCGCCGCTGTTCCAGGTGATGTTCGTGCTCCAGAACGCCGGAGGCCCCGCCGCGCGCGCCCTGCCGGACGTGTCCGTGGCGCCGCTGGACGTGGAGACGGGGATGGCGAAGTTCGACCTCACCCTCTTCGCCCAGCCGTCCGCCGAAGGCCTGGACTTCGTCTGGGAGTACAACACCGCCCTCTTCGAGGAGGCGACCGTCGCGCGCATGGCCGGGCACTACACGGGCCTGCTCGCGGCCGCCGTCGCGCGGTTGGAGGAGCCCGTGGGCAGGCTCCCGCTGCTCACCGACGAGGAGCGCCAGCGGCTGCTGTTCACCTGGAACGACACCCACGCGGATTATCCCCGCGAGGCGTCGCTCCCCTCGCTCGTCGAGGAACAGGCACGGGCAAGGCCCCAGGCCATCGCGGTGGAGTTCGAGGGCCGCCAGTTGACGTACGCGGAGCTCGACGCGCGCGCGAACCAGCTCGCGCACCACCTGCGCGCGCTGGGCGTGGACATGGGCACGCCGGTGGGCCTGTGCACCGGCCGCTCGCTGGAGATGGTCGTGGCCACGCTGGCCATCCTCAAGGCGGGCGGCGCCTACGTCCCGTTGGATCCCGCCTACCCCACCGAGCGCCTGCTCTTCATGGCCCGGGACACGCGCCTGCCGGTGCTGCTGGCCCAGCCCGGTCAGGAGGAGAAGCTCGCGGGGCTGGAGGCGCGCGTGGTGGCGCTGGAGCCGTCGTGGGACGCGTTCTCGCGCGAGTCCACGCGGGCCCCGCGCGTCACCGTGCCCGCGGATGCGCTGGCGTATGTCATGTACACGTCCGGCAGCACCGGCCGGCCCAAGGGCGTGTGCATCCCGCACCGGGGCGTGGTGCGGCTGGTGAAGGGGGCGACGTACGCGCGCTTCGGTCCGGAGGAGGTCCTCCTGCAACTGGCGCCCATCTCCTTCGACGCGTCGACACTGGAGCTGTGGGGCGCGCTCCTGCATGGCGCGAAGCTCGTGGTCTTCCCTGCGCACGCGCCCTCGCTGGAGGAGCTGGCCGGGGTGCTGGAGCAGCAGGGCATCACCACCCTCTTCCTCACCACGGCCCTCTTCAACCAGATGGCGATGGTCCAGCCCCGGGCGCTCGCGCGCGTGCGGCAGGTGATGACGGGCGGCGAGGCCATGTCCTCGCTGGCCGCGCGGCAGGTGCGCGAGGCGGGCCGGGACGTCATCAACGTCTACGGCCCCACGGAGAACACCACCTACTCCACCGCCCACTCGCTGGAGGGCATGCTGGACGACGGACGCCCCGTGCCCATCGGCCGGCCCATCACGAACACGCAGGCCTACGTGCTGGACGCGCTGGGCGCCCCGGTGCCGGTGGGCGTGGCGGGCGAGCTGTACCTGGGAGGCGAGGGCCTCGCGTGGGGCTATATGCACCAGCCCGCGCAGACCGCGGAGCGCTTCGTGCCGCATCCGTTCAGCACGACGCCGGGCGCGCGGCTGTACCGCACGGGAGACCGGGTGCGGTGGCGGCCGGAGGGCGTCCTCGACTTCCTGGGCCGGACCGACTCGCAGGTGAAGGTGCGCGGCTTCCGCATCGAGCCAGGGGAGATTGAATCCGCGCTCAAGGACTCACCAGGCGTGGAGGACGCGGGCGTCGTCGTGCGCGAGGACGTCCCCGGAGACAAGCGGCTCGTGGCCTACGTCACCGGCGCGCGCGTGGACACGGGCGACCTGCGCGCCCAGATGGCCGCGCGGCTGCCCGCGCACATGGTGCCCTCCGCGTTCGTGAAGCTGGAGCGGCTGCCGCTGACTCCATCAGGGAAGGTGGACCGCAAGGCCCTGCCCGCGCCGGACACGCGGTCGGGCCCGGACGCCTACGTGGCGCCGCGCGAGGGCTGGGAGACGCTGGTGGCGGAGCTGTGGGCGCCGCTCCTGGGCGTGCCCCGCGTGGGAGCGCACGACCACTTCTTCGAGCTGGGCGGACACTCGCTCCTCGCCACGCGCGTGGTGTCGCGGCTGCGGGACGTGCTCCAGCGGGACGTGCCCCTGCGCCTGCTCCTGGAGTCGCCCACGGTGTCCGGGTTCGCGGAGCGGCTGGAGGCCCTGCGCAAGGGAGACAGCGGCCCGCCAGTGCCGCCCATCGTCGCGGGGGGGCGGGACAAGCCGCGGCCCCTGTCCTTCGCGCAGCAGCGCCTGTGGTTCCTCGCGCGGTTGGATCCACGGGGGAGCGCGTACAACGTGCCCTTCTTCTTCCACCTCGACGGCCCGCTGGACGTCCCGGCGCTGGAGGGCGCGCTGGATGCGCTCATCCAACGGCACGAGTCCCTGAGGACCACGTTCAGCGACGCCGAGGGCCACCCGGTGCAGCACGTCGCGGAGCACCGTCCGTTCACGCTCGCGCTCGAGTCCCTGGACGGGGACGCGCTGCTGCGCTCGCGCGCGGAGGCGGAGGTGAAGAAGCCCTTCGACCTGGAGCGCGGACCGCTGGTGCGCGCCACGCTGGTGCGCACGGCGCCGGAGCGGCACACGCTGCTGCTCGCCATGCACCACATCGTGTGTGACTTCTGGTCCATCGACATCCTGGTGCGCGAGCTGAAGGCCCTCTACACGGCACGCCACCAGGGCGAGGCGCTGACCCTGCCGCCCCTGCCCGTGCAGTACGCGGACTTCGCCGGGTGGCAGCGCCAGGTGATGGCGGGCGAGCCGCTGGAGGCCCAGCGCGCGTGGTGGATGCAGCACCTGGAGGGAGCGCCGCCGACGCTGGAGCTGCCCACCGACAGGCCCCGGCCCCCGGTGCAGACCTGGCAGGGCCTCCAGCTTCCGCGCCCCCTGCCCGCCTCCATCCCCGCCGCCGTGCAGTCCCTGGCGCGCGACGCGGGCGTCACGCCCTTCATGTTGCTGCTGGCGGGCTTCCACGCGCTGCTCGCGCGGCACAGCGGACAGGACGACGTCGTCATCGGCACGCCCATCGCGGGGCGCGGCCAGCGCGAGGTGGAGAACCTCATCGGCTTCTTCACCAACACGCTGGCCCTGCGCGTGGATGCCTCAGGCGCGGAGAGCTTCCGCGCGCTGCTGGGCCGCGTGCGCGAGGCGTGCCTGGGCGCCTATGCCCACCAGGACATGCCGTTCGAACAGCTCGTGGACGCGCTGGTCCCCACGCGGGACCTGGCCCGCTCGCCGCTGTTCCAGGTCATGTTCGTCTTCCAGAACGGGGGCGCGCCCTGGGAGCTGCCCGGCGTCCGCGTGAGCGCCCTGACCTTCGAGCCAGGGATGGCGAAGTTCGACCTCACCCTCTTCGTGCGTGAGGCGCCGGAGGGCTGGTCCACCCTCTGGGAGTACAACACCGCGCTCTTCGACGAGGCCACGGTGGCGCGATTCGCGGACCACTACACGCGGCTGCTCGAAGGCGCGCTCGCGGCGCCGGACGCGCCCCTGGGCACGCTGCCCCTGCTCGCGGACGCGGAGCGGCGTCAGCTCGCGGCGTGGGCACACCAGCCGGAATCCTTCCCCGCCGTGCCGGGCATCCACGCGTTCTTCGAGGCCACCGCCTCGCGGACGCCTGACGCCATCGCGGTGCGCTTCGGAGGCGAGTCCCTCACCTACGGGGAGCTGGAGCGCAGAGCGAACCAGCTCGCGCACCACCTGCGCGGCCTGGGCGTGGGGACGGACGTCCGCGTGGGCATCCACCTGCGGCGCTCGCTGGAGCTGCCCGTGGCGGTGCTGGGCACGCTCAAGGCGGGAGGCGCCTACGTCCCCCTGGATCCGGCCTATCCGCCGGAGCGGCTCACCGCGATGCTCCAGGCCTCGGGCGCGGCGGTGCTGCTCACCTCGCGCGAGCTGCGCGAGGTGCTGGGCGCCAGCGAGGCACGGGTGCTGGAGCTCGACGCGCGGGCGGAGGCCCTGGCCCGGGAACCCGGCACGCGGCCCGACGCCCGGGGCACCGCGCAGGCGCTCGCCTACGTCATCTTCACCTCAGGCTCCACGGGGACGCCCAAGGGCATCGCGATGCACCACGAGGCGCTGGTGAACCTGCTGCACTGGCAGTTGGGGGACTCGGTGGCGCCCGGGGCCCGCACGCTCCAGTTCTCCGCGCTGAGCTTCGACGTGTCGTTCCAGGAGCTCTTCGCGACCTGGGCCGCGGGCGGTGAGCTGGTGCTGCTCACCGACGAGGTCCGCCGCGACGCCAGCCAACTGCTGGCCCTGCTGGAGGGCGCGGGCATCGAGCGGTTCTTCATGCCCTTCGTCGCGCTCCAGAACCTGGCGGAGGTGGCCGAGCGTGAAGGCACCTTCCCCACGCGCGTCCGGGAGATCATGGTCGCGGGCGAGCAGTTGCGCATGACTCCGGCGATCCGTCGCTTCATGAAGCGCACGGGCGCGGTGCTGCACAACCACTACGGCCCGTCCGAAGCCCACGCGGTGACGTCGCTGTCGCTGAAGGGAGACCCGGACACCTGGCCTGCCCTGCCCTCCATTGGCCACCCCCTGCTCAACGTGCCCGTGTACGTGCTGGACGCGAACCTCCAGCCCGTGCCCCGGGGCGTCACGGGCGAGCTGTACGTGGGCGGCGTCCAGGTCTGCCGCGGCTACCTGAACCAGCCCGGCCTCACCGCCGACCGCTTCATCCCGGATCCGCTCGGCGCCACGCCCGGAGGCCGGCTGTACCGCACGGGCGACTGGGCGCGGCATCTTCCGGACGGCACGCTGGAGTACCTGGGCCGGCGCGACGCGCAGCTCAAGGTGCGCGGCTTCCGCATCGAGCTGGGAGAGATTGAAGCAGCGCTGGCGCAGCACCCGTCGGTGCGCGACTGCGTCGTCGACGCGAGGGATGACGGCAGCGGCCAGAAGCGGCTGGTGGGCTGGGTGGTGGCCGCCGGAGGGAAGCCGCTCGACACCGGCGCGCTGCGGAGCTTCCTCCAGCAGCGGCTGCCGGAATACATGGTGCCCGCGCGCTGGGTCGCGATGGAGCGCTTGCCGCTGACGCCCTCGGGCAAGGTGAACCGCAAGGCGCTGCCCGCGCCGGAGGCAGGCCGCGAGCCCACGCGAGCCGTGGTGGGTCCCCGCACGCCCCTGGAGCTCCAGCTCGTGCGCATCTGGGAGGAGGTGCTGGGCGTGCAGCCCATTGGAGTGCACGACAACTTCTTCGAGCTGGGCGGCCACTCGCTGCTGACGCTGCGCGTGCAGTCGGCCATCCACGCGCGGCTGGGCCGGACGCTGCCGGTGGCGGCGCTCTTCCAGAACGCCACCGTGGAGCACCTCGCGAGCACGCTCCGGGACGCCACGCCCTGGACACCGTTGGTCGCGCTCCAGAAGGGCAAGGAG
The sequence above is drawn from the Corallococcus sp. NCRR genome and encodes:
- a CDS encoding non-ribosomal peptide synthetase, encoding MTTSSPVAPGKKRIPLPLVPRTGALPLSFMQQRLWFLAQMEGTSATYNVYFFVRLQGALDADALERALQGVVDRHESLRTTFAAVDGQPVQRIAASLDLRLRREDLTGREQDLRAHAEAEARTPFDLEHGPLARATLVRLSQEEHALLFVTHHIVCDAVSLGWMANELSALYAAAVRSEPPRLPELPAQYADFAHWQRQTLTGDVLEAERAWWKERLSGAPPALELPTDRPRPPRQTSRGAVYRLPMPQALATGIRELSRKAAVTPYMTLLAAFQVLLSRYSGQEDLVVGTPVAGRGRREVERLIGFFANTLALRLDTSGDPAFLALLGRVRDVCLGAYAHPDMPFEQLVDLLVPQRDPSRSPLFQAMFVHVNSPWAALKWPGLTVTELDFEPGVARFDITLFLYDDPSGLEARWEYNADLFDEATIARMAAHYARLLEGAVANPGAPVSALPLLTARERERAVKDWNDTGADVAVHPGVHALFEASVRRSPDAIAVRFGEASLTYAELDRRANRVAHALRQRGVTPDTAVGLCVDRSLELAVGVLGILKSGAAYCPLDPAYPPERLALMLETSRAKVLVTRRSLAAGLPEGVAERLFLEDGLSTPDTAPTPAGGPDTLAYVIFTSGSTGVPKGVAMPHRPLFNLIQWQVRRSSAPRGRTLQFSALSFDVCFQEMLPTFAAGGELVLVSEDTRRDGRALLTLMRDQGVERIFLPFVALQHLAEVADSDGLLPTSLQEINTAGEQLRMTPALRRLLHALDGCVLDNHYGPTETHAASAHVLKGNPDAWPDLPPIGRTITNARTYLLDARGEPVPVGVAGELFIGGAGLARGYLHRPDLTAERFLPDPLSPHPGARMYRTGDFARYLPDGTLEFLGRRDAQVKIRGYRIELPEVEAAVAKLPGVKDVAVIAREDAARGKHLVAYVVTQPGADVDAAGLKAVLRDRLPEYMVPAAFVLLDAFPLTPSGKLDRRALPAPDEDADEAQAFVAPRTPLETEVAGVFAALLRLPRVGAHDHFFERGGHSLLATQVTARLRDRLQVELPVRVLFEFPTVEELAAHLASLKPKADGEASPLVPRPRDEVPPLSSAQARLWFLTRMDPDGFSYNLPWFTRWSGPLDDGALEQCLQALVRRHEALRTTFVEHQGQPVQRIAPELHVPLRRERVSSEAELVRRAEAEVRLPFDLAQGPLVRATLVRVRDGEHALLVTFHHIICDGWSLGVVERELTALYREATGGGAAELPPLSLQPADFARWQQRNREGAEVEARLGYWKARLQDAPAFLDLPTDRPRPAVQTFEGAHLSRKASPALSRALEALAQQEGATPFMLLLAGFHALLARYSGQHDVVIGAPLAGRERQELEGLVGFFINTVPLRITASREASFRELVGRVRDRTLEAFAHQDMPFEQLVRSLQPERDPSRAPLFQVMFVLQNAGGPAARALPDVSVAPLDVETGMAKFDLTLFAQPSAEGLDFVWEYNTALFEEATVARMAGHYTGLLAAAVARLEEPVGRLPLLTDEERQRLLFTWNDTHADYPREASLPSLVEEQARARPQAIAVEFEGRQLTYAELDARANQLAHHLRALGVDMGTPVGLCTGRSLEMVVATLAILKAGGAYVPLDPAYPTERLLFMARDTRLPVLLAQPGQEEKLAGLEARVVALEPSWDAFSRESTRAPRVTVPADALAYVMYTSGSTGRPKGVCIPHRGVVRLVKGATYARFGPEEVLLQLAPISFDASTLELWGALLHGAKLVVFPAHAPSLEELAGVLEQQGITTLFLTTALFNQMAMVQPRALARVRQVMTGGEAMSSLAARQVREAGRDVINVYGPTENTTYSTAHSLEGMLDDGRPVPIGRPITNTQAYVLDALGAPVPVGVAGELYLGGEGLAWGYMHQPAQTAERFVPHPFSTTPGARLYRTGDRVRWRPEGVLDFLGRTDSQVKVRGFRIEPGEIESALKDSPGVEDAGVVVREDVPGDKRLVAYVTGARVDTGDLRAQMAARLPAHMVPSAFVKLERLPLTPSGKVDRKALPAPDTRSGPDAYVAPREGWETLVAELWAPLLGVPRVGAHDHFFELGGHSLLATRVVSRLRDVLQRDVPLRLLLESPTVSGFAERLEALRKGDSGPPVPPIVAGGRDKPRPLSFAQQRLWFLARLDPRGSAYNVPFFFHLDGPLDVPALEGALDALIQRHESLRTTFSDAEGHPVQHVAEHRPFTLALESLDGDALLRSRAEAEVKKPFDLERGPLVRATLVRTAPERHTLLLAMHHIVCDFWSIDILVRELKALYTARHQGEALTLPPLPVQYADFAGWQRQVMAGEPLEAQRAWWMQHLEGAPPTLELPTDRPRPPVQTWQGLQLPRPLPASIPAAVQSLARDAGVTPFMLLLAGFHALLARHSGQDDVVIGTPIAGRGQREVENLIGFFTNTLALRVDASGAESFRALLGRVREACLGAYAHQDMPFEQLVDALVPTRDLARSPLFQVMFVFQNGGAPWELPGVRVSALTFEPGMAKFDLTLFVREAPEGWSTLWEYNTALFDEATVARFADHYTRLLEGALAAPDAPLGTLPLLADAERRQLAAWAHQPESFPAVPGIHAFFEATASRTPDAIAVRFGGESLTYGELERRANQLAHHLRGLGVGTDVRVGIHLRRSLELPVAVLGTLKAGGAYVPLDPAYPPERLTAMLQASGAAVLLTSRELREVLGASEARVLELDARAEALAREPGTRPDARGTAQALAYVIFTSGSTGTPKGIAMHHEALVNLLHWQLGDSVAPGARTLQFSALSFDVSFQELFATWAAGGELVLLTDEVRRDASQLLALLEGAGIERFFMPFVALQNLAEVAEREGTFPTRVREIMVAGEQLRMTPAIRRFMKRTGAVLHNHYGPSEAHAVTSLSLKGDPDTWPALPSIGHPLLNVPVYVLDANLQPVPRGVTGELYVGGVQVCRGYLNQPGLTADRFIPDPLGATPGGRLYRTGDWARHLPDGTLEYLGRRDAQLKVRGFRIELGEIEAALAQHPSVRDCVVDARDDGSGQKRLVGWVVAAGGKPLDTGALRSFLQQRLPEYMVPARWVAMERLPLTPSGKVNRKALPAPEAGREPTRAVVGPRTPLELQLVRIWEEVLGVQPIGVHDNFFELGGHSLLTLRVQSAIHARLGRTLPVAALFQNATVEHLASTLRDATPWTPLVALQKGKEGVRPFFCVHAVGGSVIPYAELARALGPEQPFYGLQARGLDGEAPPCESIAEMAALYVRAVREVQPHGPYLLGGWSLGGSVAWDMAHQLRREGETVALLALLDASASLHFGNPDDREAKARLSAHFLEDLLRASGQPLPPNEGLSSSRWREVLEEASRPLFAAEQSLHLLRHAFEVHLNAGWVYVPPPASGPFTSFEAEASRWDHGWAAYAPGGLDAHTVPGDHYSFLKPPHLHVLAARLRDALAKAREP